From the genome of Miscanthus floridulus cultivar M001 chromosome 10, ASM1932011v1, whole genome shotgun sequence, one region includes:
- the LOC136488741 gene encoding uncharacterized protein encodes MLRSGAEVAGVDLVDGTDISRDRGRRESRGGTRARAGYIAMEYHYRGEISVKSDLFSLGVLILEIVTGLKRDLNIQDISSKLLIDNVISKNWTKMSHIESKYPSLEEQHMLQVKRCIELGLNCVETDPKKRPTVGSIIGKLEEISHEASIHKFMEKKLQLITEFPREPKLHFVEEITWNFANEREIGKGSFGVVYKGIFQNGEVVAVKKFLVVPEINLDKQFMNEVFSLIDLNHRNIVKLIGYCYEIHKKLVESHGRYVFADTQERILCYEYLPRGSLDKYFYGILLYLILSLILVEYWLLLYQTRINSHRQIYLTSCSDTREKYTSAPYA; translated from the exons ATGCTACGGAGTGGTGCAGAGGTCGCCGGTGTAGACCTCGTCGACGGCACGGACATCAGCAGAGACCGCGGGAGACGCGAGTCCAGGGGCGGCACGAGGGCGAGGGCAG GATACATTGCCATGGAATACCATTACAGAGGAGAAATATCTGTAAAGTCGGACTTATTCAGTTTGGGTGTTCTTATTCTCGAAATAGTGACAGGACTGAAGAGGGACCTCAATATTCAAGACATTTCTTCTAAGTTGCTAATTGATAATGTAA tatctaaaAATTGGACAAAAATGTCGCATATAGAATCAAAGTATCCATCACTGGAAGAACAACACATGCTACAAGTAAAAAGATGCATTGAACTTGGTTTAAACTGCGTGGAGACGGATCCAAAGAAAAGGCCTACTGTAGGATCAATAATTGGTAAACTCGAAG AAATCAGTCATGAAGCTAGCATACACAAATTCATGGAGAAGAAGCTGCAACTGATAACTGAGTTCCCAAGGGAACCAAAGCTACACTTTGTAGAGGAAATCACATGGAACTTTGCCAATGAACGTGAAATTGGTAAAGGTTCTTTTGGGGTAGTTTATAAG GGAATTTTTCAAAATGGAGAAGTTGTTGCGGTAAAAAAGTTTTTGGTAGTTCCAGAAATCAATCTGGATAAGCAATTTATGAATGAAGTATTTAGTCTGATTGATCTTAATCATAGAAATATAGTGAAGCTAATCGGGTATTGTTATGAAATACATAAGAAACTGGTGGAATCCCATGGAAGATATGTTTTTGCTGACACACAAGAAAGGATACTCTGCTATGAGTATTTGCCTAGGGGAAGCCTTGACAAGTATTTTTACGGTATTCTACTTTATCTCATTCTCTCTCTGATTTTAGTGGAATACTGGCTTCTGTTATATCAAACACGAATTAACAGTCATAGGCAGATTTATTTAACAAGTTGTTCAGACACCAGGGAAAAATATACTTCTGCTCCTTACGCTTAG